The following nucleotide sequence is from Trypanosoma brucei gambiense DAL972 chromosome 3, complete sequence.
ACTAAACCCGCTCGTCACCCAATTCGCCCTCCAGGGGTTACAAATACAGTCACTGCTTGGTCCCCAATGGCTATAGTTTACCATGTGCTAGTAGCGTTAAGTTCCTCACGTGTTGTAACACGACTCAGAACAAGTGTAATATCGTCTACCTTCCCACCCTTTGCATCTTCCACACCAAACTTCCTGAGCATCGACGCCCACGGCGTCTGCGCGCTTTCGTCAAGTGAAGTCTTATATGCGTCCTGTACAATGCGCTGAGCAACACGCTGTGGGTCCACATATGCAACCTTGTCGTTTGCAAATATGGGACCGAGTAAGAGGCCCACAAGCGGGACCCGCTCAAGTGCGCTCCCCTGCACATGGCCAATCCAGCCCGCGTCAGCTGCGAGGGATATGTTGAAGCGATTGTCAAAAAGACCATCCGTGCCAGTTATCACCACATCACCCCTCTGCACAGGGATCTTCTCTCGGGTCGCGTCACTCACGCGATCAGAAAAAGCACGGCCCTGCAAATGTGGAGGAAGTACAGCAAGTTGAAAAGGCGCATTGAACCCATGGACCTTCTCATGTACACGGTGCTGGACCTGCCTGTTCCGCACCACGAGCACGCCGCTGTCGCCCACATTGGCAACATCGAGGTAGTGTTCACCACTGTTGTCCTTCTGCAGCGCCACAACACATGCCGTACTACTTCCAGCCTTCACAGCCTTATCATGAAGCACCTTGTCGAAGGCAGATTGGAGAATCACCTCTGGGTTTAGCTCCTTGCGGTGGGTCTCAGAAAAGTGCTTGGCATTCTCCATAAGCGAGTTTGCAAAGTGTGAGGCGTCAACACCCTCGTCACGCCATCCTCCGACACCATCCGCAACACCGATAACTTTGTACGTGTTGGACACAAAAAAACTGTCCTCCCCACAGTCCAACTCGATAAAACTGGCACGCTTCCTCCATAACATGGATTGACGCCGTTTCCGCTCCTCCACATCACTACGATAATTCTGTGCAGGACTGGGCTTTGCTTTGCAGAAAGCCCATGTCTGAAGCACAAGTTCCTCATTGTCCCGCTCCTCTTCTGGGATGTCATCCGGTGGTGGGCCCCAATCCAAAGACTTCCCATTCACAGGTGTTTGTCCCGGTGTGGTGGTTACACTGCTTTGTCCTCCCATTACCCTAGTTCTACAACTTGAGAGACCAACATAAAATACTCATTGGAAGGGACGGATTAGAAAGAGCGAATGGAATGCGTACCACGCAGGAACTAACAACCATCAATTTTGttaaacggaaaaaaaaaataagatttGGAGCCGGTGGATGCGCTCGCCGCTTTTAGTTTTGTTTAtctgtttgtttatttgcaaCCTTTCAAGGGTTAAAATGACCCGCACaacagagggaaagaaggatcAACACggaatataaacaaaaacagcagcaaaaagtaAGACCGTCTTGGAACGTCGCGGTTAACCGTCCCCCTCAGCCTCCAAAATGTAGAACCACAATATATGAACGCGAGGACAGCACCAACTTCCAATAAACTTGTCATACCGCCTGTGCCCAACACGCTGTAACCCTCTACTCTGACCTGTGGAATCAGGGTCCCAAATTATCGGGGTCGTCCGTAACCACGTCAGACTCCAGCACCCCCAAGGAGAGGAGGGCATTCTTCCCCATAGTTACGAACTCGGTGGGGCCAGACACAAAGGCtaaagggggggaagtgcGGACAAACTCGCCCATAATTTCCTCAACGTCCCACAATGTCGGACGACGCCCACAAGTGGTATGAGGACGCAACAGGTGGTTTGACATTGCACTTGGGTCTTGTTTGGTGAGGTAACAATGAAATCGATACATGAAGCGATCGCCCTGATGGCTGCACCAACGAACAAGGTCATCACACCTTGGAAGGAGTGACTCCTTCCCATCCACGTGGAGATGAACAACCTGTATCATGGCAATATTCCCCTCATCCGTCGACACAGGCGATTGCGAACCGTCGAAGAGACGCTTAAGCAAAGCATACGGTGCGGTCAAGCCGATACCAGCggagagaacaacaacacgtCCCTCCAATTCGAGCAACCGCCTGATGTTATGCGAGAGAGTAAAACGGCCGCCGActaaaagaagaggaaatcgCTGTTGCAGACCATTTTTAAGCATCCATGTGCTCCCTCCGCGGCTTCCTTTAGCTTCCTTAATGATCAAAGTGAAGAGACAACCCTCCTTGTCCGTCTCAACTACCGTCCACCGACGCCTTAGAAACCTGCCGGAGGGGCCACGGATAGGTAGTTCCAAGTCTACAAACTGCCCAGGTTGGGGGGAAAGATCCAAAACACTACGGCAACTACTGAAAAAGAACTCCTTTGTGCCATCACACACGTGCTCCGCTCGTGCACAATACACAACTTTGCCTTGCGTGAAGCCACATGGGAGCAATTGGCTTCCGGACAACCCAAGCATTCCCAAGACCTGCCCACTACGGAGGGAACTGTGAAAGGTTTTAGAACGAATACCGTCGTTGCTGATAGGCTTCGTCATGGGGCGATCCTTGTTCGCTAAAGCCATCTCGGCGTACGCATCACTGTCGAGAGCAGGACCAGAGGTGTTTAGCGTCACATACACTTCACCATGTTCAACCGTGACTGTATGAATGCGCTGCTTCCTCCCCTTGGATCGCACAACCTGCTTGCCATTTCTGTCGATAGTGCCCGATGGTGTCATTTGCAGCGCCCAGTAGAGACCCTCTCCAGTGTCTAAGGTAATGCGGTACTGATGCCACGGACAAACAATGCAGGGGTGGCCACCCATATCCTCAATATCGCCCTCAAGTAACGGCCCCCCATGGTGGTAACAGGCGTTGTCGATAGCATAAAATTGGTTGTTATAAAGGCACACAACAATATTCCGTTCGCCGCATTTAATAAGTTGTCGACTTTTATCTTTAAACAGATGGGCCGAACCGACGTGGATACGAACAGGCTCTCCCGTCATCGAACACTAATCCACCGCATCAAACTATTCTTAATTATATGAATCCTTGGGGTTTCCCTTCCtc
It contains:
- a CDS encoding protein phosphatase 2C, putative, translated to MGGQSSVTTTPGQTPVNGKSLDWGPPPDDIPEEERDNEELVLQTWAFCKAKPSPAQNYRSDVEERKRRQSMLWRKRASFIELDCGEDSFFVSNTYKVIGVADGVGGWRDEGVDASHFANSLMENAKHFSETHRKELNPEVILQSAFDKVLHDKAVKAGSSTACVVALQKDNSGEHYLDVANVGDSGVLVVRNRQVQHRVHEKVHGFNAPFQLAVLPPHLQGRAFSDRVSDATREKIPVQRGDVVITGTDGLFDNRFNISLAADAGWIGHVQGSALERVPLVGLLLGPIFANDKVAYVDPQRVAQRIVQDAYKTSLDESAQTPWASMLRKFGVEDAKGGKVDDITLVLSRVTTREELNATSTW